Proteins from a genomic interval of Nitrosomonas sp.:
- a CDS encoding carboxypeptidase regulatory-like domain-containing protein, which translates to MTTNPAPIADIKFQYTGPANIPSYFDINFLDTFFQDVFGASSYDGWCIDRDISLDTQGGTATLKASVYSIYELGSGISAFPTLEIPQNLDKVNWLLNQHFSTQGYTFGEVQAAIWELVGDSYVGSTSIGTVDPVKIQELINLANTNGSGFKPDITDNDNTNDFTLLMIAPFKADGTPQQPTVVQVKSAALGDYVWHDTDGDGIQDTNEVGIAGAIVRLARDHNNDGTITDDEVLQTTTTDSNGQYKFTGLTPGLNYQVQFFTPAGFDAASPRQQGADTSLDSDGALSDIVVLSAGEWNKSIDSGFYKQASLGNFIWFDGNQDGIQNNNEVGIGGVKLTLTGTTNGGQAVTLTTTTNSDGSYLFSGLAPGSYQVSVDASNFAADGALEGFVATGVNQGNDITLDSNDPTQAISLNSGDSNLTVDYGFYDPAVPPNDKAIIGDRVWEDKNANGIQDSGEDGISGVTIQLKDAGGNVIGTTTTDSSGNYSFEVTAGTYSIGITPPAGYVVSRLTRAVMMRLTATLILRRT; encoded by the coding sequence ATGACTACTAATCCCGCACCGATAGCCGACATCAAGTTTCAATACACGGGTCCTGCCAATATTCCGAGTTACTTCGATATCAATTTTCTGGATACTTTTTTTCAAGATGTTTTTGGCGCCAGTTCATATGATGGCTGGTGTATTGATCGTGACATCAGTCTGGATACACAGGGAGGCACTGCTACGCTTAAGGCCAGCGTGTATTCTATTTACGAGCTTGGTTCCGGTATATCGGCTTTTCCTACTCTTGAGATTCCACAAAACCTTGATAAGGTCAACTGGCTGTTGAATCAGCATTTCAGCACGCAAGGCTATACCTTTGGTGAAGTTCAGGCGGCAATATGGGAGCTGGTGGGCGATTCCTATGTGGGCAGTACGTCTATCGGAACGGTTGATCCTGTCAAGATACAGGAACTGATCAATCTGGCTAACACCAATGGCAGCGGATTCAAACCGGATATTACCGATAACGACAATACCAACGATTTTACGTTGTTAATGATTGCGCCATTTAAAGCCGACGGGACACCGCAGCAGCCTACTGTTGTTCAGGTTAAATCTGCTGCACTCGGTGATTATGTGTGGCACGACACGGATGGCGATGGTATCCAGGATACAAATGAAGTGGGTATAGCCGGTGCGATCGTTCGATTGGCGCGTGATCATAATAATGACGGCACTATCACGGATGATGAGGTATTGCAAACCACGACAACAGACTCGAATGGGCAATATAAATTCACTGGCTTGACTCCGGGCCTGAACTATCAGGTGCAGTTTTTTACGCCTGCCGGTTTTGACGCTGCAAGCCCTCGTCAACAGGGTGCAGATACCAGCCTGGATAGTGATGGTGCTTTGTCTGATATCGTCGTTCTGTCTGCTGGAGAGTGGAATAAATCGATTGACTCCGGATTTTATAAACAGGCATCGTTAGGTAATTTCATCTGGTTTGACGGTAACCAGGATGGCATCCAGAATAATAATGAAGTGGGTATCGGTGGCGTTAAATTAACATTGACGGGGACAACTAACGGTGGTCAGGCGGTGACGCTGACAACCACAACCAATTCAGATGGCAGTTATCTGTTTTCCGGATTAGCTCCTGGTTCCTACCAGGTTAGCGTGGATGCAAGCAACTTTGCAGCAGATGGGGCGCTGGAAGGATTCGTTGCAACAGGAGTAAACCAGGGCAATGATATTACGCTGGATAGTAATGATCCAACCCAGGCAATTAGTTTAAATTCTGGTGACTCGAATCTGACGGTAGACTATGGATTTTATGATCCTGCCGTACCACCCAATGACAAAGCGATTATTGGTGACCGGGTATGGGAAGACAAGAACGCCAATGGCATTCAGGACAGTGGGGAAGACGGCATAAGTGGCGTCACAATCCAGCTGAAAGATGCAGGAGGCAACGTCATCGGCACCACCACCACGGACAGCAGTGGCAACTACAGTTTTGAAGTGACGGCGGGCACCTACTCGATTGGTATCACACCACCTGCAGGCTATGTTGTTTCCCGCTTGACCAGGGCAGTAATGATGCGGCTGACAGCGACATTGATCCTGCGACGAACATGA